From Pseudorasbora parva isolate DD20220531a chromosome 14, ASM2467924v1, whole genome shotgun sequence:
taaaggtTGGAAACATCAgggtatttattaatataactccaattgttttcatcaaaaagaaaaaaaaatcatatacacctaggatgtgAGTAAATCAAGGGGTAATTTTCATTGTAAAGTGATCTCATTCTTTAAtcgcaacaacaacaacaaaaaactgctgcaattaacaatattttaaatatatatatatttctaaatGTTGACTtccatatttttgacttttgtATAACAGTGGGAACCGTGCAATGGttataattcaaaatatatGCTGATATTATgtgtttattttcatattatcaaatataaattatagcattattaATATAAGACTCTATCAATATCCTTCATAATATCAGATAACAGTTTCTGTTTACGTGAGCAACCATCCAAGCAAAAGTGAGAGTATTTAACTTACCTACAATGGCCATTCACTTGCTCTTGAGGTCAAATTAAATCTCTGTCGACTTAGACTCCCTCATAAAACACAGTCCAACATTTCAAGCGTTGTTTAGGGCTCAAAATGAGTCTGTTTTGTCTGTCCGTGTGTGTTTACACCTGCGCGAACCTCACCTGAAACCAGGAAGTGCGTTATCAATCAAGTTTCCGTGAACTTTATTAGAAGTTAAACACAATATAAGAACGAAACCATTAATAAACTTAAGGGTACATAAGTGTTTATATGTCTACTATCTAATTTAAGCGTTATTTATATCGTggcatataatataaataaaataaacggaATCAAACAGGTGCATAAGGGTAAAACACTGAGTCACCACTGAAATCAGTGCTGTAAAACTTCGTGACAGTGTAAATAAGACGTTAAAGAATCATTCTATCAATCGAAAAGTACTTTGCTTTAAAATTATAATCATaacttataaataataaaatacaacatCATACACAAACATGCTCCTGCTTCCCAATACAAAACCCCATTATGTGACACAGGCTAGCGCAGTTAGCCGGTTCTAAAGTTGATTATCAGCATTAAACACCGTGAATAAGTTTAACCGATACTTGGGTTTACGTGCAAACTTGATATACGGAACAATCCGGCTttactaaatataattataaagttAAAGGCGTTAAATAAGAGAATTCTGAGAGACTTACGTGCTATGTACTCGGCGAATCTAGTGAACTGTTTCTTTAAGAGCCCCGGCAGTCACGTGACAATTCAACATGGCGTTGCACTGGAAGAGTTTGATGCGCTTTCGATCAGCAACACGGCCGCTGATCATCTTCACCTTCTGCCTTACTGTCATCCACAGCCTGGGAAATGATGTGGACAACTGTGATAAACTGCAGTTGGGACAATATCCTTTCAAAATCGCGTAAATATTATGGGATCGTTGAATTAGTAGCCTGCTAGCTAGCATTGTGGTTGTATTTGATGTTTGTTCATTATATAAATGTGCTAATTTAacatataagtcattatttgacatttttacgGTACAAATATTACGACTTGGCGTTTAGATTTGTGATTTAATAGTGTATAGAGTGATATTTACATAGAACTGTAATGTGTCCTACATAGCAGCATATATCGGTTTGTTCTGTTTAGAGACcttttgaaatatttcagagttgtatttatttttattttcagtttttttacgTAAATTAATTACATTCCATGTCTGTCGATTACTgtcaagctgctttgaaactatcTGTATTGTGagcacaataaaaataaaggtgacttgaatTGACTATTGTAAATCAGCATCACTAATATTGCTTTAAAATTGAAATACTATTTGATTCCACCTTAACAGTGCTTAGGTATCTGTGTAATGGACCTAAAATAGATGATGCAACTCAAGAACCAGAAAACTGCAAGGACCGGTTGGCCTGGGGTTGGTCGACTTTCATGTTTCACTATTTAAAATGCTTGAAATGCTTCTACGTTCTTCTACATATtataatgaaatatttatttaacataatttattgTAATTTATACATATGAATTTGATTTTAACAGTGTAGACTATGAATATAGTACAACATAATaacatttaatgtttttgaaagaagtctcttctcaTCAAGTCTTGAATCAAGTCATTTAATGATCTGTAATAgtgtgaaatatattatattatattgtacaatttaaattcatgttttttatataatatactttaaaataaaatgtatttttgtgatgcaaagctgaattttcatcagcatcattactccagtctagtcacatgatccttcagaaatcattctaatatgctgatttattatcaatgttggaaataattaagctgtttaatatttttttttataacctgtgctactttttcaggatttgatgaataaaaagtacaaagaataaaaaaagaacaacatttatttaaaatagaaatattttgttacaATATACATTGGCATTTAAAAGTTCggggtgttttttttctttcttttttctgaaagaaattaatatttttattcagcaaggatttaAATTGATATATTATATCAATtgatatattattgatatattatatataaaagatTTATAGTTAGAAAAGCtttctattttaaatttaaatttctttttatttaaaaatattaagcagcacaacaatatataaaatagaaaaccattattttaagttttaataATACTTCACATATTACAgtttattctatatttttgatcaaataaattcaggcttgatgagcatgaGAGGCtttattcaaaaacattaaaaatagtaatgtttccaaacttttcaCCAGTagcttttatttgtgtaatagTGTATAATATAGTattcatattattataatattttaatgtgtatatattagggctgcaacgattcatcgagtaactcgagttaatcgaatcaaaaaaatcctcgaggcaaaatcatctgcctcgatgcttcgcttagtccatttaactacacacagatattgcagaaagacattttttgtgtaaggactcggagtatgagcggattgcggttatatccgcggttcaggtgcataaacatcccaaacattgcaggtggatgagagaaatcgttaatatgttgattttaataaagacgcggaactctcatatcacgctaaaacgcaatgaatgcgtgtcgttctttaactttcgttttcagctcatgtcgagatcaaagaccgcaatgcgagagagagagagagagagcgggcgggcatcagcactggtaatatcatttaatatcgctgtttttaaatgaagaaaactgtgtgttgagcttcaggatgcgacgctgaacatttaagtttcatttgcggcagttcacgcgtcagctgaggagatacgagcaactccaaacacacgaactcgatggagtttgcagctttgcacatggatcaccgtcattgtgatgtgtgtgaaatctttaatgagactttatatatcctacttgataatatcttcgaaatgcaccattagatgttctcaatactaggcgcaacaaatatcagaacaagctgtaacgcgcgcgcgtgtgtgtgtgtgtgtgtgtgtgtgtgtgtgtgtgtgatgagcagcgctcgtgctttcagagctcagagctgcgtgctttcattgatttgtgtaatttaaatatcacactttaatcatatttatagctactaacttaaaacaagctgtgttacaatgatgaatgattagctcaaaagatcagcatgtgtgatgtactttaactgaattaaacatagctcgcgtttgatcacgttctagcggttattcctccgtgtgatgtataggttgtcgaccctggtttatgtaaatgtaattttgcccaaatatttttttttgttctgtttagcaacctacttcagtgtagctaatatgtgacgatagcatcgcgcttaacacggaggatttgaagttgtgACCACCTGGTGCGGATGGATGGTTtgcttctaacagctgattcggtgacGATAGAGCTGATCCGCTCATCTCTTGTTCCAAGTTAACCTGTCCAATATGTTTTGCTTcagtaaaggagtaaataagacagtaaatgcttatgtcatgcctgagctgaagctgatacatgaaagttaagttgcacaacataaatacaatgtttagttatttatattatttatagaatatttatagaatattagaatatttatattatatagaatttatagaatatttatattatttatattggcattattgttatttatattactactatttagatttattggttgtaggtttagttttagattgaactatgtttacctttttaaagtaatttgaaatagatttttatttaatataatatggcaattgtatgcattaaaattgtttagtttcacagttattaatgtatgcaatttcagcaataaaacttaatttttctaaaaagaagacaaattagatgttaattttaagatacgCGTCTTAGTGTCTCTTAGTAATAATTACTTAGTaagtaattattatccgattaatcgattaatcgatcgattaagtggtagattaatcgattacaaaaagaatcgatagctgcagccctagtatatattttaaaaatatatatattagaataaaaaatgaatgggTCTATAATGCCAGAATATGTCCTACATAAGTGATAAATTAAATCGGTATGTGTTGTCATTGCAGTGGAATGCCTGCCTGCTCCAAACATCAGCTGTCGGCTGTCGaatggaacacagtttaaattCAGCGGTGTAGAGGTGGGGTTCAACAAAAGCATCCCATGCCGAAATGTGTAAGTCAAGTTTtctgttactttttttttttttggtttgtttgtttatttgttaataATCTGTTAATATCTTTTGTTTTGTCTTCAATTAGGAGTGGTTACTCATACAAAGTGGCTGTTGCTCTGTCACTCTTCCTGGGATGGATTGGGGCGGATCGGTTCTACTTGGGATACCCGGCCTTGGGTAAGAAAGTACTGTCTGTACTGTCGAACTTGAAATCTACTGTCGAAATCGAACTTGGATAAATGTGTAGGTCACTAGGCCATGGatccagaaaagaaaaaaaaatcagctttttCTGGCAACCATTGCATTTACCCATCCCTAATAATCAATAACAATCTCAAAATGATTCATAACTGTGTCTGTATTCGTATAAAACCGGAAGTGGTGCTTTAACCGGAcgtttttgcatttttattagACAAAACTGTTACGTCTATGGTTTTACATGCACTGCCTATCTTCGTTTCCTTCGTAGTTATCAGTGAACAAATATACCTTGTATAActgaaaaaataattatttttattatgataAGATGTATACAAATATCTTTGCCTTTGTAGATGGTGCTTCGAGATGGACTGTTGTGACCCAAATTTGAGTCCCGACTCGGAGACCTTACTCTATTTAATATCATCTAATTAGAACTATTATACTCaatgttaaataaaagaaaGTTGTActctataaataaatgatttgagAACAAGGAAGTTGAAAGAAAATATTCAGTCAGTGTTTGaaaattgcaagttttacaATGCATACAAATGCAAATCTGAACAAATTATAGAAATCTCAAGAGAAAGAGCTAGGCAGAGAAATATCATGTAGCCTATCATATAaggtttaaaacatttaaatagacATATGAAGTAGTAGAAAATGTGCATGATTCTGTATCTCGGTTGATTATTACTCTACAGAGAGCTTTATGATAGACGGCAATGTGGATATTTGATTTGCGATGGTCCTGTGCGTATTTCATTCGTTCATGTAACTATGATATATATACAGaaatatacatattaaataatagaACGTGTGTATAATGTGGCATTTTAGTGAATATTACTCTTGCCAACTTCTGATTCCTGAGAAACGCACGCAGACGGCAGCGCGGCTATTTGATTTGTGCTCGATTCAGTCATAAAGTTTACACTCAATCCCTTCACACACTCATTATTGCGTATTGATTTTAGATGTTTATGTATAATATCCCCTGGCACACCTGTTATCCAGCAAACACGAGGAATGACTGTGTCAgcccaagattttttttattattcagcaGTTATTCATTTTGAAGCTATTATCCGTGCCTTTTGCCGAATATGGTATTCAGCTTCGGGCACATCCCTACATGAACATATCTCGTGCTAGTGCTGCACTATAACTCAAGGGACCTTTAGAACAGACAGAATCAGTCCTGGATGTTCTGCCGTTGACATCATCGCTCGCCTCCTCTCCAAGGACACACCTTTTGGCCAGATGTTCTCTGAGTAAGACTGCACCAATCTTGATATTTTTCTTGCACTACTATTGATTTAAAGAGATAGACATACTCATGGTCAGCACTGACATGGAAATCTGATTTGATACCAgtaagatgatgatgatgatatttCTGGCCTGTAGCCAGTATGATCAAGGTTTGACCAAtgggttttttttaattagttttttttttttcataaggCCAATCCTGCTAATGATGAAACTTGTAGACTAGGGTGGCAGATGTAATCTTGAAttgtcttttttcttcttctttttttacacaGTTTAACAATAGATGTAGACAAAATTACAGACTTTAAGTAAGcacttattttacaaaatatttcttaaattcaCTAAAAATGTAATCTGTTTCACTGTTATTTTAGgattatttatttactgtattatactgtaatagtttttattaatattttaaattagcttTTATAGCTACAGTTTTACCCTTTGCATTttttgcttttgtcatttttattagtgtttagtgttattt
This genomic window contains:
- the tm2d1 gene encoding TM2 domain-containing protein 1 → MALHWKSLMRFRSATRPLIIFTFCLTVIHSLGNDVDNCDKLQLGQYLCNGPKIDDATQEPENCKDRLAWVECLPAPNISCRLSNGTQFKFSGVEVGFNKSIPCRNVSGYSYKVAVALSLFLGWIGADRFYLGYPALGLLKFCTVGFCGIGSLVDFMLISMQIVGPSDGSDYIVDYYGARLTRLSITNETYRRTQLSP